A stretch of the Denticeps clupeoides chromosome 6, fDenClu1.1, whole genome shotgun sequence genome encodes the following:
- the tmigd1 gene encoding transmembrane and immunoglobulin domain-containing protein 1 isoform X2, protein MNMKEPERLFLITLLFCWVDETAGGELQWFRNKALVDLKEGNREERSHLCVWPVTREDNGAIFRCQLKNDASVNSSVQLEVLYAPQLNGTEQVSVKEESEAELSCDSRANPPVTVVWRFEGRMLDLSSGGYIATNNGVTARLTIPKVIRANHQGLYTCVLDSDIYGQRMKSFQLSVDDKTMKFPLEAIIAGLVVVLCTAALAVVSRWKRIVKCCK, encoded by the exons ATGAACATGAAGGAACCAGAGAGactttttttaatcacactCCTTTTCTGCTGGGTTGATGAAACTGCAG GTGGAGAGCTGCAGTGGTTCAGGAACAAGGCTCTGGTGGACCTGAAGGAGGGAAACCGAGAGGAGCGCAGCCACTTGTGCGTTTGGCCGGTTACCAGAGAGGACAACGGTGCAATCTTCCGCTGTCAGCTGAAGAACGATGCCAGCGTGAATTCCTCTGTCCAACTGGAGGTCCTCT ATGccccccagctgaacggcacaGAACAAGTTTCAGTGAAGGAGGAAAGCGAGGCTGAACTGTCTTGCGACTCCCGTGCCAACCCTCCCGTGACGGTGGTGTGGAGATTTGAGGGTAGGATGTTGGACCTTTCCAGCGGTGGTTATATAGCAACCAACAACGGCGTGACGGCCCGCCTGACCATTCCCAAGGTGATCAGGGCCAACCACCAGGGGCTGTATACCTGTGTGCTCGACTCAGACATCTATGGCCAGAGGATGAAGTCCTTCCAGTTGAGTGTGGATG ACAAGACTATGAAGTTTCCTTTAGAGGCTATTATTGCTGGGCTGGTTGTGGTCCTCTGCACCGCTGCCCTCGCTGTAGTGTCCCGCTGGAAGAGGATTGTCAAG TGTTGCAAGTGA
- the pimreg gene encoding uncharacterized protein pimreg: MASAFVNGIGSALTGVWRIHTQLEESDGPDSSPEAPDRFRKLRSSASLSSLRQSLRKRLPLGSVSSNAATCEEKQQSVGPVRLLGRTARNSVGSAYQKFQRSRVSRDECLVNTPGRMSEGEENCGSTPSRTPSASHTPRRTPRSASRRLPPRGGRTPEAGGAVRTVWSGRGRRQLVRMAALRSPFASPNTTNRRRQLDQELDGVSTGLKKLKCLSQAFDDALVKDDRAQAVEHHQEAIARGYNSSEGERAARFTRKSLRKQGRRVRQTVGSWTDVVLSNIRKT, translated from the exons ATGGCCTCCGCCTTTGTGAACGGTATCGGCTCGGCCCTGACCGGAGTCTGGCGGATTCACACCCAGCTGGAGGAGTCGGACGGGCCGGACAGCTCACCCGAGGCACCCGACCGCTTCCGCAAGCTGCGCTCGTCCGCCTCGCTGAGCTCCCTCCGCCAGTCCCTGAGGAAGCGGCTGCCGCTCGGGTCGGTGTCCAGCAACGCGGCGACCTGCGAAGAGAAGCAGCAGAGTGTCGGTCCGGTCCGCCTGCTGGGCCGAACCGCCAGGAACTCTGTGGGCAGCGCATATCAG AAGTTCCAGAGGAGCCGCGTCTCTAGAGATGAGTGTTTGGTTAATACACCTGGCCGGATGTCCGAGGGCGAGGAGAACTGTGGCAGTACGCCCAGCCGGACCCCCAGCGCGTCACACACCCCCAGGCGCACGCCCCGGTCTGCTTCAAGGCGGTTGCCACCAAGAGGGGGGCGCACGCCGGAGGCCGGCGGCGCCGTCAGGACCGTGTGGTCTGGGCGTGGCAGGAGGCAGCTGGTCCGCATGGCTGCGCTGCGCAGCCCCTTCGCTTCGCCAAACACCACGAACCGGAGGAG aCAGCTTGATCAGGAGCTGGATGGGGTGTCCACAGGCCTTAAGAAACTTAAGTGCCTCTCACAGGCATTTGATGACGCTCTTGTAAAGGATGACCG GGCCCAGGCTGTGGAGCATCACCAAGAGGCGATTGCCAGAGGGTACAACTCCTCAGAGGGAGAAAGGGCAGCAAGGTTCACAAGGAAGTCTCTGCGCAAACAAGGCCGGCGCGTGCGGCAGACGGTGGGGAGCTGGACTGATGTGGTACTGTCCAACATCCGCAAAACCTGA
- the tmigd1 gene encoding transmembrane and immunoglobulin domain-containing protein 1 isoform X1 — MNMKEPERLFLITLLFCWVDETAAVTVHSDPAGDGGVVQIELEATVSFTCLAPSGGGELQWFRNKALVDLKEGNREERSHLCVWPVTREDNGAIFRCQLKNDASVNSSVQLEVLYAPQLNGTEQVSVKEESEAELSCDSRANPPVTVVWRFEGRMLDLSSGGYIATNNGVTARLTIPKVIRANHQGLYTCVLDSDIYGQRMKSFQLSVDDKTMKFPLEAIIAGLVVVLCTAALAVVSRWKRIVKCCK, encoded by the exons ATGAACATGAAGGAACCAGAGAGactttttttaatcacactCCTTTTCTGCTGGGTTGATGAAACTGCAG CGGTCACAGTGCACTCGGACCCCGCTGGGGACGGGGGGGTGGTTCAAATAGAGTTGGAGGCGACCGTGTCCTTCACCTGTCTGGCTCCCTCTGGAGGTGGAGAGCTGCAGTGGTTCAGGAACAAGGCTCTGGTGGACCTGAAGGAGGGAAACCGAGAGGAGCGCAGCCACTTGTGCGTTTGGCCGGTTACCAGAGAGGACAACGGTGCAATCTTCCGCTGTCAGCTGAAGAACGATGCCAGCGTGAATTCCTCTGTCCAACTGGAGGTCCTCT ATGccccccagctgaacggcacaGAACAAGTTTCAGTGAAGGAGGAAAGCGAGGCTGAACTGTCTTGCGACTCCCGTGCCAACCCTCCCGTGACGGTGGTGTGGAGATTTGAGGGTAGGATGTTGGACCTTTCCAGCGGTGGTTATATAGCAACCAACAACGGCGTGACGGCCCGCCTGACCATTCCCAAGGTGATCAGGGCCAACCACCAGGGGCTGTATACCTGTGTGCTCGACTCAGACATCTATGGCCAGAGGATGAAGTCCTTCCAGTTGAGTGTGGATG ACAAGACTATGAAGTTTCCTTTAGAGGCTATTATTGCTGGGCTGGTTGTGGTCCTCTGCACCGCTGCCCTCGCTGTAGTGTCCCGCTGGAAGAGGATTGTCAAG TGTTGCAAGTGA